One window from the genome of Sebastes umbrosus isolate fSebUmb1 chromosome 12, fSebUmb1.pri, whole genome shotgun sequence encodes:
- the thap4 gene encoding THAP domain-containing protein 4, giving the protein MSCPFNETVELNPALLPLDWLLGTWESDEPGEGCFTSIKPFRYTETLNFSHVGQPVINFMFNAFHAETKKPLHKECGFIRMQPGANRVAFIIAQNSGLVEIEEGELTAQTLNLQSQAVARVSFAREPHVQQISRVFQLRPDGRLEQTVSMATDNQPLMQHLHITYRRSS; this is encoded by the exons ATGTCGTGTCCTTTCAATGAAACAG TGGAGCTGAACCCAGCCCTCCTCCCTCTAGACTGGCTTCTGGGTACCTGGGAGTCAGATGAACCTGGAGAGGGCTGCTTCACCTCCATCAAACCTTTCCgctacacagagacactgaACTTCAGCCATGTCGGACAGCCAGTCATCAACTTCAT GTTCAATGCCTTCCACGCAGAGACCAAGAAGCCTCTGCACAAGGAGTGTGGCTTCATCCGAATGCAGCCGGGAGCCAACAGAGTGGCGTTCATCATCGCACAGAACTCAG GTCTGGTGGAGATTGAGGAGGGAGAGCTGACAGCGCAGACGCTGAACCTGCAGAGCCAGGCTGTGGCCAGAGTCTCCTTCGCCAGAGAGCCGCACGTCCAGCAG ATTTCTCGAGTGTTTCAGTTGCGACCAGATGGGAGGCTGGAGCAGAcagtttccatggcaacagacAACCAGCCGCTGATGCAGCACTTGCACATCACCTACCGTCGGTCATCTTGA
- the agxtb gene encoding alanine--glyoxylate and serine--pyruvate aminotransferase b, whose translation MQRALFSRSSLLLQQAAATLDGPLAVRGAPLCRSMSSVTIPPPACMLRPLEVPLRHLFGPGPSNVPPRILAAQGRPIIGHLHPEMYEIMNDIKRGIQYIFQTENNMTIAMSGSGHAAMECAVFNTVERGESVLVAINGIWGERVAEIAERMGANVHRMVKAPGGYFSNKEIEQAMQKHKPVLFFLTHGESSAGLCHPVDGIGDICRKHNCLFLVDTVASLGAAPIFMDKQNIDILYSGSQKALNAPPGTAPISFNDRACHKMFNRKTKPVSYLFDMTHLSNYWGCDGQPARVYHHTGPVSGFFALRESLAIVAEKGLEASWKKHKEVSSYLYRGLEDLGLKLFIPERELRLPSVTTIAIPDGYNWRELLAYIMKHHQMEMTGGLGPSIGMVMRIGLMGYNCEKTNADMALHALADALKNCKKSKA comes from the exons ATGCAGCGGGCTCTGTTCAGCCGCAGCTCGCTGCTCCTCCAGCAGGCAGCAGCGACCCTCGACGGTCCGCTGGCCGTGAGGGGCGCTCCTCTCTGCCGCTCCATGTCCTCCGTCACCATCCCGCCTCCAGCCTGCATGCTCCGGCCGCTGGAGGTCCCTCTGCGTCACCTGTTCGGACCGGGACCCTCCAACGTGCCTCCACGTATATTAGCAGCACAGGGCAGGCCGATTATAGGTCACCTGCATCCAGAAATGTATGAG ATCATGAACGACATCAAGCGAGGCATCCAGTACATCTTCCAGACGGAGAACAACATGACTATAGCGATGAGCGGCTCCGGCCACGCGGCCATGGAGTGCGCGGTGTTCAACACTGTGGAGCGCGGAGAGAGCGTGCTCGTGGCCATCAACGGAATCTGGGGAGAGCGCGTGGCAGAGATTGCAGAGAGAATGG GTGCCAATGTACATAGAATGGTAAAAGCACCTGGAGGATATTTCAGCAATAAGGAAATTGAACAG GCCATGCAGAAACACAAGCCTGTCTTGTTTTTCCTCACACACGGAGAGTCCTCCGCTGGCCTCTGTCACCCAGTAGATGGCATTGGAGACATCTGCAGAAA ACATAACTGCCTCTTCCTGGTTGACACAGTCGCATCTCTTGGTGCAGCACCAATTTTTATGGACAAGCAAA ATATTGACATCCTGTACAGTGGTTCTCAGAAGGCTCTGAACGCGCCTCCTGGAACAGCACCCATCTCCTTTAATGACAGAGCATG CCACAAGATGTTTAACAGGAAAACAAAGCCAGTATCCTACCTCTTTGATATGACACATTTGTCCAACTACTGGGGCTGTGATGGCCAACCAGCCAGAGT ATACCACCACACTGGTCCAGTGTCTGGATTCTTCGCCCTGAGAGAGAGTCTGGCTATTGTTGCTGAGAAG GGGCTGGAGGCGTCTtggaagaaacacaaagaggTGTCATCCTATCTGTACAGAGGACTGGAAGACTTGGGCCTCAAGCTCTTCATCCCTGAACGG GAGTTGAGGCTTCCCTCCGTCACCACCATTGCCATCCCTGACGGCTACAACTGGAGGGAGTTGCTGGCCTACATCATGAAACACCACCAGATGGAGATGACCGGAGGCCTGGGCCCTTCCATTGGCATG GTGATGAGGATCGGATTGATGGGATACAACTGTGAGAAGACTAATGCTGACATGGCACTGCATGCCCTGGCAGATGCTCTCAAGAACTGCAAAAAGAGCAAGGCTTAA